From the Cryptomeria japonica chromosome 2, Sugi_1.0, whole genome shotgun sequence genome, one window contains:
- the LOC131873636 gene encoding uncharacterized protein LOC131873636, producing MSSQGTSQDNMEIHSHSENDSEYEPENEGGDHGADPGAQSSSMASAAASTGCPSELLAPYARGHFDPKSPLKQFASQISVQGTASHSSGGTRKWKCNICDREWFGSISRVNAHFLFWRGKGVKHCKFLEEPKNIQYRIEFNRLWGVPDDTNISMPTTLSARASLHDSRNVPVPHTYHASQAGGMMFGSPSTSTSTVARTGKRKLHTPQSNPIADMFNVQLRDEIDESIGNFFFANGIPFHVSRSPYYRKMIDMVAKGGPSYVPPRETKMRTSILDKSYSKINILMEKMKACWVALGCSIVMDGWTNISHRPLINIMVTCAEGPYFLRAVDCTGHRKDADFQFQVLREAIEEVGPQNVVQVVTDAAYVCRAAGRLVEAAYRHIWWTPCCVHAMNNALKDMGKIDWIRGVVTDARDVQMFICNHHISHALFRTFAKKEFLKPVETRYASYFILLERMIELQEALQLMVMTNEWNRWAEAKTEQGRRVKEIVKSDVFWTDTKYIVSIISPVFQVIRYGDGDAPNLGEVYECIDSMLGQMRAAVRVKDPSLAFYNEQIRPIIQSRWDKLNTPLHMAAFALNPKWYKARPGRTTPIEDDEVKAGFFRCIEKMFDSRDAGTIRTEWGRFATLRGYSDAAKMDIDIMAQEDPLLWWKCHGPKSLTTTLAIRLLSQVSSSSAAERNWSTYSFIHSLKRNRLTSKRAEKLVAVHSALRLIDRKTLMYKESPAARWDVEPEEPSQIDEDDPTTSDAGLVGVSLRDLDPQESSSSSEEEFADD from the coding sequence atgagctcccaaggcacgaGTCAAGataacatggaaatccattctcatagtgagaatgattcagaatatgaacctgaaaatgaggggggtgaccatggggctgatcctggagcccaatctagttctatggcaagtgcagcagctagtacaggttgcccttcagagttgttggcaccatatgctaggggtcattttgatcctaagtctcctctaaaacagtttgcttcacaaatatcagtacaaggcactgcatcacattcaagtgggggaacaaggaagtggaagtgcaatatttgtgacagagaatggttcggtagcattagcagggtgaatgcacactttctattttggagaggaaaaggcgtgaaacattgtaagtttttggaggaacccaaaaatatacagtacagaattgagtttaacaggctttggggggttccagatgacacaaatatttcaatgcctactactttgtctgctagggcatcacttcacgacagccggaatgtgccagtgccacatacttatcatgcttcgcaggcgggaggaatgatgtttggatctccatctacttccacttctactgTTGCCAGGACTGGGAAACGTAAGTTGcatacaccacagagcaaccccattgctgatatgtttaatgtgcagctgagagatgagatagatgaatccattggcaatttcttctttgccaatggcattccatttcatgtttcacggtctccttattataggaagatgatagatatggtggccaagggaggaccatcttatgtgccaccaagggagacgaaaatgaggacctcgatcttggataaaagctattccaagatcaatattttgatggagaagatgaaggcatgttgggtggcattggggtgcagcatagttatggatgggtggacgaacattagccatcgtccactcatcaacatcatggtcacatgtgcagagggcccatacttccttagagcagttgattgtacagggcatcgtaaagatgctgatttccagtttcaggtcctcagggaggctattgaggaggttgggccacaaaatgtggtccaagtagtgacagatgcagcatatgtgtgtagagcagcagggagactcgttgaggcagcctatagacacatttggtggaccccatgttgtgtgcatgccatgaacaatgcactcaaggacatggggaagattgactggattagaggagtggtcaccgatgcgagagatgtgcagatgtttatctgcaaccaccacatttcacatgcactattcaggaccttcgcgaagaaggagttcttgaaaccagttgagactagatatgcatcctatttcattctcttggagagaatgattgagttgcaagaggcattgcaactcatggttatgactaatgagtggaataggtgggctgaggccaagacagagcaggggagaagggtgaaggagatagtgaagagtgatgtgttttggactgatacgaaatacattgtctccatcatttctccagtattccaggtgatcagatatggggatggggatgcacctaaccttggagaggtgtatgagtgcattgactctatgcttggccAGATGCgggctgctgtgcgagtgaaggacccctctctagcattctacaatgagcaaatccggcctatcattcagagtagatgggacaagttgaacactcctttgcatatggctgcctttgccttgaatcctaagtggtacaaggctagaccgggtagaacgacaccgattgaggatgatgaggtgaaggcaggtttctttaggtgcatagagaagatgtttgattccagagatgccggtACAAtacgcactgagtggggaagatttgccactcttagaggttattcagatgcagcaaagatggatatagacattatggcacaggaggacccacttttgtggtggaaatgtcatggcccgaaatctttgaccaccactctagccatccgtctgctatcccaggtttccagttcttcagctgctgagaggaactggtctacatatagcttcatccactctcttaagaggaacagacttacctctaagagagccgagaagcttgtggctgtacatagtgctttgcgtctcattgaccgcaagacacttatgtacaaggagagtccagcggcacgatgggatgtagagccagaggagccttcacagattgatgaggatgatcctaccacttcagatgcagggctagttggtgtgagcttgagggaccttgatcctcaggagtccagcagttccagtgaggaggagtttgcagatgattag